Proteins from one Salinispora arenicola genomic window:
- a CDS encoding winged helix-turn-helix transcriptional regulator, producing MARRTYGQYCGLARALEFVGERWAILIIRDLLVGPRRFTDLQRLSRIPTNVLSARLREMETNGLVQRRIAPRPASGVVYELTDYGTELEPILLSLGAWGARALREPAEGEVITPDSLVIALRATFRPRAAPPRLVSFELRCGPAVVHCVVDHGDLAVTDVGPLPGADVVIETGPALRRLVAGEVAPEQALADGLVRVRGDTSLLDRFVEMFRIDPLPASQGGPEQARAGASTVHAG from the coding sequence ATGGCCAGGAGGACCTACGGGCAGTACTGCGGGCTGGCCCGCGCGCTCGAGTTCGTGGGTGAGCGCTGGGCCATACTGATCATCCGCGATCTTCTGGTCGGCCCCCGGCGGTTCACCGACCTGCAGCGACTGTCCAGGATCCCGACGAACGTCCTCTCCGCACGGCTGCGCGAGATGGAGACCAACGGCCTGGTCCAGCGACGCATCGCGCCCCGACCGGCCTCGGGTGTGGTCTACGAGCTAACCGACTACGGCACGGAGTTGGAGCCGATCCTGCTCTCCCTGGGGGCCTGGGGCGCTCGCGCCCTGCGGGAACCCGCCGAGGGCGAGGTCATCACTCCCGACTCACTCGTCATCGCGTTGCGGGCCACGTTCCGGCCGCGGGCCGCGCCCCCGCGGCTGGTCAGCTTCGAACTGCGGTGCGGTCCCGCCGTCGTGCACTGCGTGGTCGACCACGGTGACCTGGCCGTCACCGACGTCGGTCCGCTACCCGGCGCGGATGTGGTCATCGAGACCGGCCCGGCGCTGCGGCGGCTAGTGGCCGGCGAGGTGGCCCCGGAGCAGGCGCTCGCCGACGGGCTGGTGCGGGTCCGCGGCGACACCAGCCTGCTCGACCGGTTCGTGGAGATGTTCCGCATCGATCCGCTGCCCGCGTCGCAGGGTGGGCCGGAGCAGGCGCGAGCCGGCGCGTCGACCGTCCACGCCGGCTGA
- a CDS encoding class I SAM-dependent methyltransferase, which yields MDLSELQKITDLEDRHFWYRERRAILARELKRIGPPRPGARALDIGAAGGGNTRVISAHGWRAVATDYSEDVVATAHQRGVDAILADARDLPVDSGAYGFVSAMDVLEHIKEDHLVTREIARVLEPNGSAFITVPCGRSLWSAHDTAVGHVRRYDRRQLTRVIEGAGLVIDRMWSWNVLLRPVVALRRRQSAGSDMEELPALVNGALTAILVAERYLPVKSLPGVSLMVRAHKGVPE from the coding sequence ATGGACCTCTCCGAGCTCCAGAAGATTACTGACCTCGAGGACCGGCACTTCTGGTACCGGGAACGGCGGGCCATCCTCGCTCGGGAGCTGAAGCGGATCGGCCCGCCCCGACCGGGCGCCCGCGCGCTGGATATCGGTGCCGCCGGGGGCGGCAACACCCGGGTCATCAGCGCGCACGGCTGGCGGGCGGTGGCGACGGACTACTCCGAGGACGTTGTCGCCACCGCCCACCAGCGCGGCGTGGACGCGATCCTCGCGGATGCCCGCGACCTCCCGGTGGATTCTGGCGCGTACGGCTTCGTGTCGGCTATGGACGTGCTCGAGCACATCAAGGAGGATCACCTCGTCACGCGGGAGATCGCGCGGGTGCTCGAGCCGAACGGCAGTGCGTTCATCACGGTGCCGTGCGGCAGGTCGCTGTGGTCGGCGCACGACACCGCGGTCGGTCACGTCCGTCGGTACGACCGGCGGCAACTGACCCGGGTCATCGAGGGGGCCGGGCTGGTGATCGACCGGATGTGGAGTTGGAACGTCCTGCTGCGGCCGGTCGTCGCCCTGCGCCGCCGGCAGTCCGCGGGCAGCGACATGGAGGAGCTGCCCGCGTTGGTCAACGGCGCGCTCACCGCCATCCTGGTGGCCGAACGCTACCTGCCTGTGAAGTCCCTACCAGGAGTCTCGCTGATGGTGCGCGCGCACAAGGGGGTACCCGAATGA
- a CDS encoding cytochrome P450 family protein encodes MNDKCPFAALDVTGQDLHGEAARLREQGPAVLVELPGGVKAWSINRYEVIRELLMDRRVTKNARKHWPAFIKGEIPPDWEMISWVAMDNMVTAYGKDHVRLRKLVGRAFTQRRADALRPQVVALSTKLLDDLGATPPGEVVDLRERFAYPLPAMLVASLIGMSEAALAACSKVIDMMVHTNVSPEEAQAVLRGWRAAMADLIESKRRTPGEDITTDLIAAREEDGSRLSEAELADTIFAILGAGSETTINFFDNAITALLSRPGQLQLLRTGGVTWDDVIDEVLRVESPLAHLPLRYAVEDIELDGVTIPQGDPILVNYAAAGRDPALHGGTADEFDLARGDKTHLSFGYGPHYCLGAGIARMVATIGLSMLFERFPDLSLAVPVTELKRLPTFIMNGHQTLPVRLTAHAR; translated from the coding sequence ATGAATGACAAGTGTCCGTTCGCCGCTCTCGACGTCACCGGCCAGGACCTCCATGGGGAGGCGGCACGGCTGCGCGAGCAGGGGCCGGCCGTCCTGGTCGAGCTGCCCGGCGGAGTGAAAGCGTGGTCGATCAACCGGTACGAGGTCATCCGAGAGTTGCTCATGGACCGTCGGGTCACCAAGAACGCCCGCAAGCACTGGCCGGCCTTCATCAAGGGTGAGATTCCGCCGGACTGGGAGATGATCAGCTGGGTGGCGATGGACAACATGGTCACCGCGTACGGCAAGGACCACGTACGGCTGCGCAAGCTGGTAGGCAGGGCCTTCACCCAACGCCGCGCGGACGCGTTGCGCCCGCAGGTGGTGGCCCTGAGCACGAAGCTGCTCGACGACCTCGGGGCCACCCCGCCGGGTGAGGTGGTCGACCTGCGCGAACGCTTCGCCTATCCGCTGCCGGCCATGCTGGTGGCGAGCCTGATCGGCATGTCGGAGGCGGCCCTGGCGGCCTGCTCGAAGGTGATCGACATGATGGTGCACACCAACGTGAGCCCCGAGGAGGCGCAGGCGGTGCTGCGGGGCTGGCGGGCCGCGATGGCCGACCTCATCGAGTCCAAGCGGCGCACCCCGGGCGAGGACATCACCACCGACCTGATCGCGGCTCGCGAGGAGGACGGCTCCCGGCTCAGCGAGGCCGAATTGGCCGACACGATCTTCGCGATCCTCGGAGCCGGCTCAGAAACCACCATCAACTTCTTCGACAATGCGATCACCGCCCTGTTGAGCCGGCCGGGGCAGCTACAACTGCTCCGTACCGGCGGGGTGACCTGGGACGACGTGATCGACGAGGTGCTGCGCGTCGAGTCACCGCTGGCGCACCTACCCCTGCGGTACGCCGTGGAGGACATCGAGCTCGACGGGGTGACGATCCCCCAGGGTGACCCCATCCTCGTCAACTACGCGGCGGCGGGCAGGGATCCCGCGCTGCACGGCGGGACAGCCGACGAGTTCGACCTGGCCCGCGGCGACAAGACCCACCTGTCCTTCGGTTACGGTCCGCACTACTGCCTCGGTGCGGGCATCGCCCGGATGGTGGCGACGATCGGTCTGTCGATGCTCTTCGAGCGGTTCCCCGACCTCAGCCTGGCGGTGCCGGTCACGGAGCTCAAGCGGCTGCCAACCTTCATCATGAACGGACACCAGACGCTGCCCGTGCGGTTGACCGCGCACGCCCGGTAG
- a CDS encoding daunorubicin resistance protein DrrA family ABC transporter ATP-binding protein: MEHAIWAEGLAKRYGDTIALDGVDLAVPAGTVLGLLGPNGAGKTTTVRILATLLAPDSGSATVAGYDVVRQAHAVRQIIGLTGQYAAVDETLTGTENLLFIARLLGLSRADSRARAAELMASFGLSDAANRAAKTYSGGMRRRLDLAASLVGRPRVLFLDEPTTGLDPRARLELWDLVRRLVADGTTVLLTTQYLEEADALADEIILVDHGKVIARGTPDELKAKTGAQTLAVRPIDEADVQKVVEVVLAITGTTPDVDGTLVTAPAADSSALPLAVRQLDQEGISIRELSLRGSSLDEVFLSLTGRPTTEGEPSTKETEEVAV, from the coding sequence ATGGAACACGCAATCTGGGCCGAAGGGTTGGCGAAGCGCTACGGCGACACGATCGCCCTCGACGGTGTCGATCTCGCCGTTCCCGCCGGCACGGTGCTCGGCCTACTCGGTCCCAACGGGGCGGGCAAAACCACCACCGTGCGCATTCTCGCCACGTTGCTGGCTCCCGACTCGGGCTCTGCCACCGTCGCCGGTTACGACGTCGTCAGGCAGGCACACGCCGTACGCCAGATAATCGGTCTGACCGGCCAGTACGCCGCCGTCGACGAGACGCTCACCGGCACCGAGAATCTCCTGTTCATCGCCCGGCTGCTCGGATTGTCCCGGGCTGATTCCCGCGCTCGGGCCGCAGAGCTGATGGCCAGCTTCGGCCTGTCGGACGCCGCGAACCGCGCGGCCAAGACCTACTCCGGCGGCATGCGTCGGCGGCTGGATCTCGCCGCCAGTCTAGTGGGGCGCCCCCGCGTGCTCTTCCTCGACGAGCCGACCACCGGGCTCGACCCCCGAGCCCGGCTGGAACTGTGGGACCTGGTCCGCCGCCTGGTCGCCGACGGCACCACGGTGCTGCTGACCACGCAGTACCTTGAAGAGGCGGACGCGCTCGCCGACGAGATCATCCTGGTCGACCATGGGAAGGTTATCGCTCGGGGCACCCCCGACGAGCTCAAGGCCAAGACCGGCGCCCAGACCCTCGCCGTGCGTCCGATCGACGAGGCGGACGTGCAGAAGGTGGTCGAGGTGGTCCTCGCGATCACCGGCACTACGCCGGACGTCGACGGCACCCTGGTGACCGCGCCAGCGGCCGACTCGTCCGCTCTCCCGCTCGCCGTTCGCCAGCTCGACCAGGAGGGCATCTCGATCCGGGAACTGTCACTTCGCGGCTCCAGCCTCGACGAGGTCTTCCTGTCGCTGACCGGGCGTCCCACCACCGAGGGTGAGCCGTCCACCAAGGAGACCGAGGAGGTGGCGGTATGA
- a CDS encoding ABC transporter permease, giving the protein MTASTATIPASTKLVTRVNPFAGLTQSLTVAWRTLVRIKHNPADLADLSVQPIVFTLLFAFVFGGAIGGSVETYVQFLIPGVLVGNMLFTTLTVGQGLNSDLTKGVFDRLQSLPIARWAPLAGRVIADQFKQLWTILVSFLIGLLLGFRFEMGVIRTLAALGLILLFAVAFSWVAVLIGVMSKDPEQVNLFGLSVLLPICFASGQFSPPDTMPGWLQWFAEVNPVGILLQATRGLINGGPVSGPVTWTLVWIAVLVIVFAPLSVRALKRRVS; this is encoded by the coding sequence ATGACCGCCTCGACCGCGACCATTCCGGCTTCGACCAAGCTCGTCACGCGCGTGAACCCGTTCGCCGGGCTCACCCAGTCCCTGACCGTGGCCTGGCGCACCCTGGTCCGCATCAAGCACAACCCGGCTGACCTAGCCGACCTCAGCGTCCAGCCGATCGTCTTCACGCTGCTGTTCGCGTTTGTCTTCGGCGGCGCGATCGGCGGAAGCGTCGAGACCTACGTGCAGTTCCTCATTCCGGGCGTACTCGTCGGCAACATGCTGTTCACCACCCTCACCGTCGGGCAGGGGCTCAACTCGGACCTGACCAAGGGGGTCTTCGACCGATTGCAATCACTGCCCATCGCCCGCTGGGCACCGCTGGCCGGGCGGGTCATCGCAGACCAGTTCAAGCAGCTCTGGACCATCCTGGTGTCGTTCCTGATCGGCTTGCTGCTCGGCTTCCGGTTCGAGATGGGCGTCATCCGCACGCTCGCCGCGTTGGGGCTGATCCTGCTGTTCGCTGTCGCGTTCTCCTGGGTCGCCGTACTGATCGGGGTCATGTCAAAGGACCCGGAGCAGGTCAACCTCTTCGGCCTGTCGGTGTTGCTGCCGATCTGCTTCGCCAGTGGCCAGTTTTCTCCGCCCGACACGATGCCCGGCTGGTTGCAGTGGTTCGCCGAGGTCAATCCCGTCGGCATTCTCCTGCAGGCCACCCGCGGTCTGATCAACGGCGGTCCGGTCTCCGGCCCGGTCACCTGGACGCTGGTGTGGATCGCCGTCCTGGTCATCGTGTTCGCGCCGCTGTCGGTGCGTGCACTCAAGCGCCGCGTGTCGTAG
- a CDS encoding epoxide hydrolase family protein, which produces MKPFRIEIPQEALDDLASRLANTRWPAEHGGWERGVPVSYLKELVHYWHQQYDWRAHEARINEFPQFITEVDGTTIHFLHVRSPEPHAVPLMLNHGWPGSFVEFLGVIGPLTNPRAHGLDPATAFHVVVPSIPGFGFSQPLAPGFEVGRVGQAYLQLMGMLGYDRCLVQGGDFGSMISLAMGTMAPDHIIGVHTNFLLTIPPQDPTFLTSLDERDRAKLQLLARFSAELSGYSMVQSTRPQTISYGLTDSPVGQLAWIVERFKDWTGAKDAPEEVVDRDQMLTNAMIYWLTASAASSAQLYYESADGMRMAMSGVAPPPVTVPVGVASYAHDIALPIRSLAEKAATRIVHWAEYDQGGHFPAMERPDEYVMDLRTFAAIATRG; this is translated from the coding sequence GTGAAGCCATTCCGCATCGAGATCCCGCAGGAAGCGCTCGACGACCTCGCATCCCGGCTGGCCAACACCCGCTGGCCGGCGGAACACGGCGGTTGGGAGCGCGGGGTGCCGGTGAGCTACCTCAAGGAACTCGTCCACTACTGGCACCAGCAGTACGACTGGCGTGCCCACGAGGCGAGAATCAACGAGTTCCCGCAGTTCATCACCGAGGTCGACGGCACCACCATCCACTTTTTGCACGTCCGGTCACCGGAGCCGCACGCCGTTCCGCTCATGCTCAACCACGGCTGGCCCGGATCCTTCGTGGAGTTTCTAGGCGTCATTGGTCCACTGACAAACCCCCGCGCGCACGGCCTCGACCCGGCCACCGCGTTCCACGTGGTGGTGCCCTCGATCCCCGGCTTCGGCTTCTCCCAGCCGCTGGCGCCGGGCTTCGAAGTCGGCCGCGTCGGACAAGCGTACCTGCAGCTCATGGGGATGCTCGGCTACGACCGGTGCCTTGTCCAGGGTGGCGACTTCGGCTCGATGATCTCGCTGGCGATGGGCACGATGGCTCCAGACCACATCATCGGTGTGCACACCAACTTCCTGCTCACCATCCCGCCGCAGGACCCGACCTTCCTGACCAGCCTGGACGAGCGTGACCGGGCCAAGCTCCAGTTGCTGGCGAGGTTCAGCGCCGAGCTGTCGGGATACAGCATGGTGCAGAGCACCCGGCCGCAGACCATCTCGTACGGCCTTACCGACTCGCCGGTCGGGCAACTCGCCTGGATAGTGGAGCGCTTCAAGGACTGGACGGGCGCCAAGGACGCCCCGGAGGAGGTCGTCGACCGCGACCAGATGCTGACCAACGCGATGATCTACTGGCTGACCGCCTCGGCAGCCTCCTCGGCCCAGCTGTACTACGAGAGCGCGGACGGCATGCGGATGGCCATGAGCGGCGTGGCGCCGCCACCGGTCACCGTACCCGTGGGGGTGGCGAGCTACGCCCACGACATCGCGCTACCGATCCGCAGCCTCGCCGAGAAGGCGGCCACCAGGATCGTGCACTGGGCGGAGTACGACCAGGGTGGCCACTTCCCCGCCATGGAACGACCGGACGAGTACGTGATGGACCTACGGACCTTCGCCGCGATCGCCACCCGCGGCTAG
- a CDS encoding alpha/beta fold hydrolase, with product MGKTISADGTPIGYDQRGDGPPVVLVTGALGDRDTLAPLANTLARHFTVFNYDRRGRGESGDLVPYGVAREIEDLAAIITEAGGSAAVYGHSSGAGLALRAAASGLPIVRLVLHEAPYVTDDEDERRSARDFAVRLHELLGERRRGDAVALFMETTGTPPETVAQWRTESWWPTLEARAHTIAYDSAVMGDEKGGGVPTDLVASIRMPTLVLSGGDSFDFVHEVAHRITELLPDGRHRVIEGQGHNVPAEVLAPVLTPFLDVQEPG from the coding sequence ATGGGTAAGACGATCTCGGCCGACGGCACCCCCATCGGCTACGACCAGCGCGGCGACGGCCCTCCCGTGGTACTTGTCACCGGCGCACTCGGCGACCGGGACACGCTCGCTCCGCTGGCCAACACGCTGGCGCGGCACTTCACCGTCTTCAACTACGATCGCCGCGGCCGCGGCGAGAGCGGCGACCTCGTTCCGTACGGGGTCGCCCGGGAGATCGAGGACCTAGCCGCGATCATCACCGAGGCCGGAGGATCCGCGGCGGTCTACGGCCACTCCTCCGGCGCCGGGCTGGCATTGCGCGCGGCGGCCTCCGGTCTGCCCATCGTTCGGCTCGTCCTGCACGAGGCGCCGTACGTCACCGACGACGAGGACGAGCGCCGAAGTGCCCGCGATTTCGCCGTACGGCTGCACGAGCTGCTCGGCGAGCGGCGACGCGGGGACGCGGTCGCGCTGTTCATGGAGACGACGGGAACCCCGCCGGAGACCGTGGCGCAGTGGCGGACGGAGTCGTGGTGGCCCACGCTGGAGGCTCGCGCGCACACAATCGCGTACGACTCGGCTGTGATGGGTGACGAGAAGGGCGGTGGGGTGCCGACCGACCTGGTCGCCTCGATCCGGATGCCGACGCTCGTCCTCAGCGGTGGCGACAGCTTCGACTTCGTGCACGAGGTCGCCCACCGGATCACCGAACTGCTGCCCGACGGGCGGCACCGGGTGATCGAGGGGCAGGGGCACAACGTGCCGGCCGAGGTGCTCGCCCCGGTCCTGACCCCGTTCCTCGATGTTCAGGAGCCCGGCTGA
- a CDS encoding glycosyltransferase, whose translation MESTTHGVVAREGTRPLANLTEIAIPIHNEEKVLVASIHRLRRHLQKHFPYPFVITIADNGSTDRSWELATQLAGELPDVRAIRVPVKGRGGAIRYAWTHSEATVVAYMDVDLSIDLDAFAPLVAAVMSGHSDIAIGTRYAQGSFVARSAKRAFFSRALNSLLRNVLGARFSDAMCGFKAARRESIQPILRMVTDNRWFFDPEMLLYAQRSGLRIHEVPVVCIDDPDSSVHVIRDAADDLRAMVGVARRLTGGLASPWFVAVWMLCTALYAVLYVALDRVLPMWWANALALVVAVLANTAALRTFSFGVRGAARAIRYQLATWLDFALRLVLSSMAITALFLIGASIPAPVEAAVVFGSIAIASWLLSRLLSRRGGTVEPSYGVHRR comes from the coding sequence GTGGAATCCACGACCCATGGTGTAGTGGCGCGAGAAGGAACCCGTCCGCTTGCAAATCTGACCGAGATCGCCATACCTATCCACAACGAGGAGAAGGTTCTCGTCGCAAGCATTCACCGGCTGCGTCGTCACCTTCAGAAGCACTTTCCGTACCCGTTCGTCATCACCATCGCGGACAACGGGAGCACCGACCGCAGCTGGGAGCTGGCCACGCAACTGGCCGGGGAACTGCCCGACGTACGGGCCATCCGGGTGCCGGTGAAGGGCCGTGGCGGTGCCATCCGGTACGCATGGACGCACAGCGAGGCCACGGTGGTCGCCTACATGGACGTGGACTTGTCCATTGACCTCGACGCCTTCGCACCCCTGGTCGCGGCGGTGATGTCCGGGCACAGCGACATCGCCATCGGCACCCGCTACGCGCAGGGGTCGTTTGTGGCCCGTTCAGCCAAACGGGCGTTTTTCTCACGGGCGCTGAACTCCTTGCTGCGCAACGTGCTCGGAGCCAGGTTCTCCGATGCCATGTGTGGGTTCAAGGCCGCCCGCCGAGAGTCAATCCAGCCGATCCTGCGGATGGTCACCGACAACCGGTGGTTCTTTGACCCGGAGATGCTGCTGTACGCCCAGCGTAGCGGGCTGCGGATCCACGAGGTGCCGGTGGTGTGCATCGATGATCCGGACAGCTCGGTGCACGTCATCCGGGACGCCGCCGACGACCTGCGGGCCATGGTGGGGGTGGCCAGACGACTGACCGGTGGGCTGGCCTCGCCGTGGTTTGTCGCCGTCTGGATGCTGTGCACCGCGCTATACGCCGTGCTCTACGTCGCGTTGGACCGCGTCCTGCCGATGTGGTGGGCCAACGCACTCGCACTGGTGGTCGCCGTGCTGGCCAACACCGCGGCGCTGCGCACGTTCAGCTTCGGGGTGCGGGGAGCTGCTCGAGCTATCCGCTACCAACTGGCGACCTGGTTGGATTTCGCCTTGCGGCTCGTGCTGTCCAGCATGGCCATCACAGCGCTGTTCCTGATCGGAGCCAGCATCCCGGCACCGGTCGAGGCCGCGGTGGTCTTCGGGTCGATCGCGATCGCCAGCTGGCTGCTGTCCCGGCTGCTGTCCCGGCGCGGCGGGACGGTCGAACCGTCATATGGTGTCCACCGCCGCTGA
- a CDS encoding NAD-dependent epimerase/dehydratase family protein, with amino-acid sequence MSVRETESANVVVADKDNAKKRVVVTGGRGFIGQAAARALINRGYQPAIYDLPDADVRDGKAIRAAMEGSHAVIHLAGVLGTHELFDAIDLAIDINVKGATRVLEAVRDCGARYVGLTLPAVFPSVYAATKGAAVAMERAFHHTYGVPVSRVLAFNAYGPAQKHGPGNPQKILPTFAVEAWANRPIPIWGDGSQTVDLVHVDDLGDLLVDAIGHGDNFTLDGGTGKAVSVNDLANFVIEVTGSTAGVRHMPMRRGEVPTEIVATGQGWDRIDWRPQLDWDRVAESVESYRHWNSPAPVN; translated from the coding sequence ATGAGCGTTCGAGAGACAGAGTCCGCGAACGTCGTAGTGGCCGATAAGGATAACGCCAAGAAGCGTGTCGTTGTCACCGGTGGTCGCGGATTCATCGGACAGGCTGCCGCCCGCGCGCTGATCAACCGTGGATACCAGCCCGCCATCTATGACCTGCCGGACGCCGACGTGCGCGACGGGAAGGCCATCCGGGCGGCCATGGAGGGCAGCCACGCGGTCATCCACCTCGCCGGCGTGCTTGGCACCCACGAGCTGTTCGACGCGATCGACCTCGCCATCGACATCAACGTCAAGGGCGCGACGCGGGTGCTTGAGGCGGTCAGGGACTGCGGGGCCCGCTACGTCGGCCTGACCCTGCCGGCGGTGTTCCCCAGCGTCTACGCGGCCACCAAGGGCGCGGCGGTCGCCATGGAACGCGCCTTCCACCACACCTACGGCGTGCCGGTCTCCCGGGTACTCGCGTTCAACGCGTACGGGCCGGCGCAGAAGCACGGACCGGGCAACCCGCAAAAGATCCTGCCGACCTTCGCCGTGGAGGCGTGGGCGAACCGGCCCATCCCGATCTGGGGCGACGGCAGCCAGACCGTCGACCTGGTGCACGTCGACGACCTCGGCGATCTGCTGGTCGACGCGATCGGGCACGGCGACAACTTCACTCTCGACGGCGGCACCGGCAAGGCGGTCAGCGTCAACGACCTGGCGAACTTCGTCATCGAGGTGACGGGGTCGACGGCCGGCGTACGCCACATGCCGATGCGTCGTGGTGAGGTCCCGACGGAGATCGTCGCGACCGGCCAGGGCTGGGACCGGATCGACTGGCGGCCCCAGCTGGACTGGGACCGGGTGGCGGAGTCCGTGGAGTCCTACCGACACTGGAACTCGCCGGCCCCGGTCAACTGA
- a CDS encoding GtrA family protein, with translation MASPDRGTVERVRQLGDELRARLRLDPLVTTVGAGGASVHAAVRDSAADVVAVVRPDLSGEALVALLAPVLADDMDVAVAVTTDAGGTTLDRLNRFAFGVGDTRVGMVAGRTTVLRPLLNASAGDAQRMATSLALLARQAGWRVLDVPVPAGQPVPSAAGQPLEAPARRYGPPAGRPRGALARWRQLDALVRATYAVVTDRARLDGNAAAVAPPPDATPPTTPPPSAPLPAAAVLKFVLFGIVGALSGVVYVLIYLPLREVTPPPVANLVALALAALFNIEANRAWTFRRNRVARFGMHVRSAMLFGAHYALTTGAVLVLLAVHPDASRVAEVVTLFAADAAMTVARFVGLDKWVFGRGRSVA, from the coding sequence GTGGCGTCCCCCGACCGCGGGACCGTCGAACGGGTACGTCAGTTGGGTGACGAGCTCCGTGCCCGGTTGCGCCTAGACCCACTGGTAACCACGGTCGGGGCCGGCGGGGCGTCGGTCCACGCCGCGGTGCGCGACAGCGCCGCGGACGTCGTCGCGGTCGTGCGTCCCGATCTGTCAGGCGAGGCGCTGGTGGCGCTGCTCGCCCCGGTGCTCGCCGACGACATGGATGTCGCCGTCGCGGTCACCACCGATGCCGGGGGCACCACCCTCGACCGCCTGAACCGCTTTGCCTTTGGTGTCGGGGACACCCGCGTCGGGATGGTCGCCGGCCGCACCACGGTGCTGCGACCACTGCTCAACGCGTCCGCCGGTGACGCGCAGCGGATGGCCACGTCGCTGGCGCTGCTCGCTCGGCAGGCCGGCTGGCGGGTGCTTGACGTCCCGGTGCCCGCCGGCCAGCCGGTTCCGTCGGCCGCCGGCCAGCCGCTGGAGGCGCCGGCGCGGAGGTACGGCCCACCGGCCGGTCGGCCGCGCGGTGCGCTCGCGCGGTGGCGTCAACTCGACGCGCTCGTCCGAGCCACGTACGCCGTCGTGACCGACCGGGCCCGCCTCGATGGCAACGCCGCGGCGGTGGCACCACCGCCGGACGCGACACCGCCCACGACACCACCGCCCTCCGCGCCGCTGCCCGCCGCGGCGGTGCTGAAGTTCGTGCTGTTCGGCATCGTGGGTGCCCTCTCCGGCGTGGTCTACGTGCTGATCTACCTACCACTGCGGGAGGTGACCCCACCGCCAGTGGCAAACCTGGTCGCCCTCGCGCTGGCAGCCCTGTTCAACATCGAGGCGAACCGGGCATGGACCTTCCGCCGGAACCGGGTGGCCCGGTTCGGCATGCACGTCCGTTCGGCGATGCTCTTCGGCGCGCACTACGCCCTCACCACCGGCGCGGTGCTGGTGCTGCTGGCCGTCCACCCGGACGCGAGCCGGGTCGCCGAGGTGGTCACGCTGTTCGCCGCGGATGCCGCGATGACGGTCGCCCGGTTCGTCGGACTGGACAAATGGGTTTTCGGACGGGGGCGATCCGTGGCGTGA
- a CDS encoding alpha/beta fold hydrolase: MVDSTMGAELGNLRLGSAASVETVISVDDVPITYQKSGSGPPVVMTGGGLNNAAMFAELVDQLSPNFTVYNYDRRGRGRSGDGNPDEFTVDLELADMEAVVRAAGEGCYLFANCTGGMLAVHAAARGLPVAKMALYEPPFESPPVSNDYMDRLRALLAEDRRADAVELFYRESVRFSEETISYFKQHPIWDAFLALAPTLVYDCALGIDYSPVPIDLLPSIEIPTLVIDGGDSPQWIFTACESLADGLPNGTHHREPGESHVLNQKTTGPLITSFFTS, translated from the coding sequence ATGGTTGATTCGACAATGGGAGCGGAACTCGGCAACCTCCGACTGGGCTCGGCTGCCTCCGTCGAGACGGTGATATCGGTCGACGACGTACCGATCACGTACCAGAAGTCCGGGTCGGGGCCTCCTGTCGTGATGACCGGCGGCGGGCTCAACAACGCCGCGATGTTCGCCGAGTTGGTGGACCAATTGTCCCCGAACTTCACGGTCTACAACTACGACCGGCGTGGACGCGGGCGCAGCGGCGACGGCAACCCGGACGAGTTCACGGTCGACCTCGAGCTGGCCGACATGGAGGCCGTCGTGCGTGCCGCCGGTGAGGGGTGCTACCTCTTCGCCAACTGCACCGGCGGGATGCTGGCCGTGCACGCCGCCGCCCGCGGGCTTCCGGTGGCCAAGATGGCCCTGTACGAGCCGCCGTTCGAGTCGCCACCCGTGTCCAACGACTACATGGACCGGCTGCGGGCGCTGCTCGCCGAGGACCGCCGCGCCGACGCAGTCGAACTGTTCTACCGCGAGTCGGTGCGGTTCTCCGAGGAGACGATCAGCTACTTCAAGCAGCACCCCATCTGGGACGCGTTCCTGGCCCTGGCCCCGACCCTGGTCTACGACTGCGCCCTCGGCATCGACTACAGCCCGGTTCCGATCGACCTGCTGCCGTCGATCGAGATCCCGACACTGGTGATCGATGGTGGAGACAGCCCACAGTGGATATTCACCGCATGTGAGTCGCTCGCCGACGGGCTACCCAACGGTACGCACCACCGTGAGCCCGGGGAAAGCCACGTGCTCAACCAGAAGACCACTGGCCCCCTGATCACCTCGTTCTTTACCTCCTGA